In Bacillus pumilus, the sequence TGAATAAGCTCGATAACATGATGCTGATATGATGCTTAGGATATCAGCTTTTTGTTATGATCCCATTTTTGTGTATTTGGGAATCCCTTTTAGAAAATAAAAAAGCGAGGCCTGTGCTCGCTTATTATTGTTTATATCATTTCGTTGGAAAATCGAATTTGCCTATCTTTCAGTTCATCATAAAATGTGAAGTGTTGTAACTTCAATTCTTCACAGATTTTTTTGATGATCCATTTGCCTCGTTCTTCAATCCTAAGATTTACTTTATGTAGGTACTCACTTAATTCTTGTTCATTTTGAGGTTTTAGTTGATTGTAATTTCCGATCCCTGCAAAATGACCTTTCCAAAATTCACTCACTGTCCATTCTTCATCATTGTTCACGTAAGGTTGAAGGAAATATCGCTCGACGAACATTTTCCAACAGCCTAATGGTTGAAAGAATTCAAATAGTGAATACATCGTAATGTCCCAATAATCTTGAGAAAACAAATAACGACCCGAATTCATCCAATGTGGTAATACAGTGAAATTCCCAATGCAGTGGGTGAAAGTAGCGAATTTTTTAAACTCCTCTATTCTGTCAGCAATCAAATCGAATTTATTAAAATCATGAGAAATTAATTTTGCATATTGCTTTGTAAGGGAGTTATCTATTAATATTCCGATCTTTTCAAATTCCTCAACGGAATAAGATGATTTTAAGATACTATGGTTAAAAGTTGTGATAAATGAATTCATGGTTTCACCACGGATCACTTTATCTGTACTCCATAGTACATCATAAATTGAAGAAGGTTCTTTATCGCAATCAGCTTTACTACCGGTTTTTCTAGTTGAGTTACAAACTCCAATTTCTTTAAGTTTACCAATCTTATACTCTAACATGAGCTTAATTGGTGAGGTAGTTTTTATCGATTTTTTGGCATAACTTTGTTTAAAATCCCATTCCCAAGGCTTTATTTCAAATTCTTCGCACTTTTTAAACCAGTCTTCTATCCACGTGTTATTCGTCATTTGTTTCTCCTCTGTCCATTAGGGTTTTATTCGTAATCTCTCTTCAAAATCGAATATATATACACATCATCGAATCCATTTTGACCAAGATCATACTCTCTTAATAAACCTTCTCTTACAAAATTAAAGCTCTCCAGTAATTGAACAGAGGACGTATTTGCTGGATCGATAATGGCTTCAATTCGATTCAGATTCATCTCCTGAAATCCATATCGTAACACCGCAGCAATCGCTTCCTTCATAATGCCTTTTCTCCAATGATCGTGATGTAATTCATAGCCAATTTCCGTACGGCGGTGCTGTTTTTCTAGATTGAGAAAGCCGCAGCTGCCAATGATGGCTGGGTTTTCTTTTAAAGAAATGCCCCACCGGATGCCTGTTTGTTCTTTGAAGATATTGTCATACCACTTGATTTCTCCTTTTGTGTCTTCAAGTGATTCATGAGCATTGATTCCCATATAGCGGCACACGGTTTCATTTGATAAGTAGATGTGCATATCCTCAGCATCTGCGATCGTTGCTTGTTTTAAGATTAGTCTTTCGGTATGTATCGTTGGAAATGATGGTGGAAAGGTGATTTTGTTCATTCGTTTAGCCTCCATGCGATGTGTTTTGTTCTGAACATTCCTTTAATAAGTTTCTTCCATCATACCAAAAATTGAAATGTGTTCTATTGGTTTTCCTGTGTCTTTCGTTGGAGGCGGTGGTGTAAATAGAACGAATAACAAATCAACATCAACGCAACAAGGCTCGCTATACCGCCAATCCAGCTCAAATATGTGATCTTTGTATATTGGATGATCACGCCGCCCATTGACGATCCAAGCATCATGCCGATATTCATAATCGCTGTATTAAAGCTCAGCACGGTTTCTGATGCTTGGGGTTTAAGAGAGATTAGGTAAAACTGCTTCGCTGGGGTTGTCGTCCATGTAGCAATGCCCCATATGGCAAGCGTGATTAAGACACCGATAGCGGAGAATTGCGTATAGAATAATGTAAAGAGAGCGAACATCTGGATCATGATGCTGATCGAGATGGTTCGGTTTGGCCCCCATTGATCAACGGCGAAGCCGCCAAATCGTGAGCCAATAAAAGCAGCTATTCCTAAAATGAGTAAGGCGATACTTGTCATTTCAAGAGAAAAGCCGGCGGTCTGTCGTAGTAATGGGGAGATATAAGCGAATACCATCGTGTAGCCTAAGATCCAAAAGGCGGTTGTGGCTAAGCCGCTGATCACCCTGCGGTCTTGAAGGATGTGTAATTGCTGCTTCAATGGCAGATGTGAATGTCCCTCCATGCGTGGCAGTAATTGATAAAGCAGTAATAAAAGACTAGCAGTACCTAGTGCAATGATGAGAAAAATATAGTGCCAATCCACATGCCCCGATAGAAATGTGCCAATAGGGACACCAAGTACAAGTGACACTGTAAACCCAGTAATGACCGTTGCCATCGCACTTCCCTTTTTTTCTGGAGGGGCGATCTGTGCTGCATAATTTGTGGCGACCACAATATATAAGCCGCCACTCATGGCCATGATGATCCGAGATAGCAGGAGCAGCACAAAGTGATGGCTAAAAAAGGCGACCACATTGCCTAAAATAAACACAAAAATAGCCGATAACAGAACCTTTTTTCGGTTCAATTTTGACGTTGCCATGACTAAAAAGAGAGCGCCTACTGCATAAAAGAGAGAGTAAACGGTGATAAGCTGCCCGGCAGCAGGAATGGAGATGTGTAAATCAGCAGCAATTATATCTAGAATGCCTGACACGACGAATTCTGAAGTGCCTGTGACAAATGAACCGACAGCTAAAAGAATAATCAATAGCTGGTGAGATGTGTTTTTCATTTTTGAACCCTTCCTTCATTTTGATACGTTGTATTCAGTTTAAATTCCGTGCTAACATAAGTAAAATTGATGTTTTTCATGAAGGAGATGAGTAAATACTCATGAGCTTTGTTCGTTTTGACATTATTGCGAAAGTGGTTGAGCTAGGAAGTTTTACAGCCACTGCTGAAGCATTAAATATGACGCAGTCCGCAGTGAGTCATGCTGTGGCAAGTTTAGAAGCGGAGTGGGGTGTTTCTTTATTCATTCGTGACAGAAAAAAAGGAATTATGCTGACGGACATTGGTCAAACGCTTCTCCCGCATATAAGAGAAGTGTTAAATAGAGTGGAGAAGATCCAGCAAGAAATTGCGTTAACGAAAAATATTGAAACGGGCTTGATTCGTATCGGGAC encodes:
- a CDS encoding MFS transporter produces the protein MKNTSHQLLIILLAVGSFVTGTSEFVVSGILDIIAADLHISIPAAGQLITVYSLFYAVGALFLVMATSKLNRKKVLLSAIFVFILGNVVAFFSHHFVLLLLSRIIMAMSGGLYIVVATNYAAQIAPPEKKGSAMATVITGFTVSLVLGVPIGTFLSGHVDWHYIFLIIALGTASLLLLLYQLLPRMEGHSHLPLKQQLHILQDRRVISGLATTAFWILGYTMVFAYISPLLRQTAGFSLEMTSIALLILGIAAFIGSRFGGFAVDQWGPNRTISISIMIQMFALFTLFYTQFSAIGVLITLAIWGIATWTTTPAKQFYLISLKPQASETVLSFNTAIMNIGMMLGSSMGGVIIQYTKITYLSWIGGIASLVALMLICYSFYLHHRLQRKTQENQ
- a CDS encoding GNAT family N-acetyltransferase; protein product: MNKITFPPSFPTIHTERLILKQATIADAEDMHIYLSNETVCRYMGINAHESLEDTKGEIKWYDNIFKEQTGIRWGISLKENPAIIGSCGFLNLEKQHRRTEIGYELHHDHWRKGIMKEAIAAVLRYGFQEMNLNRIEAIIDPANTSSVQLLESFNFVREGLLREYDLGQNGFDDVYIYSILKRDYE